TATCAACCCAGTAGGTCAAGCCGACTTGAGGCTTGACTTATTTTTAGTGGTTGGTGTACGTCCTCGTGCACCAACTTTTTTGCGATTGGTATATATCAATACCCAAATAATGTATTTGCCTTATTTGTGCTCAGTAGGTCAAGAATATTTGAAGCTTGACCTATTTAACCGGTAGGGTCAAATCCGCCTGAGGCGGATTTGCCTGCTTCAACTGAACTATAGATTAATTAAATATCCAAGCTGTAATCATTCTAAAAGTGAAGGTCAAGCCGACCCATCACAACCGGCCCCTTGCTGGTTTCATCAAACCTCTGGGCGATATCAATACGCAGCACTTCATTGACAATAAGACCAATACCAATATCAGTTTTGCATTTACTATCATTATACTCTTGCTCGCCGAAACCGACTTTGCCGACATCGGCGAATAAAGAGGCAGTGAAATCATCAGAAAAATCGAAATAGTAGTCTAAGTTTGCCAGGATATATCTGTTGCCGGCAAACTCCTTGTAATCATAGCCTCTTAATGAACCGACTCCGCCAAGGAAGAACCATTGGTTTAACGGCAATTGCTGGTCGGAATAGCCGCCTCTTGCCCAAAAACCAAAATGTTGTTTACTGGTAAGTTTCAGGCTGCTATATAAAGCGGCTTTTACGATATCATATGAGTGGTCGCCGCCTAAGTCAGCAATTATTCCATCGCCGGCTGATTCCCATTTTACTTCGGCATACTGCCCGGAGGTTGGCCATGATTCGCTCAAACGATTATCCCAGCCGATTGTCAATCCTATCATCCGTAAATCGCCATTGATGCTTTCAAGTATAGAGGGATCATCACCGACTGTCGAATAATTTTGACGGAAATTTTTATTGCCGCCAAACAGCGCTGCATTTGTGTTCTTAGTTAAAACTTCATTTGCTTGGGATGTGTAGCCGAGCTGTATGAATGCCTCGCCAGCCAGTTTTTGTCCAACATAGCCATTTATACCTTTGCGGTAATAGAAATCGTGAAAATCTTCTTTGAAAAGCAGGCTTGAGATTGAATTTTCGGAAATTTCAAATATCCATTCATCCGGCGTAGCAGCGCCGCGATATATATTGCCGCCAAAATAAGCTGCCCAATCGTTGCCAAACTCCTGACGCAAGCCTAATTTATAATCCCATCTCTTCAGCGCGAACGCATACCCGGCATTTATATCAACATCAGGTAGTTCCCCCTTGCCGTCGCTGTAATTAATGCCACATAGCAAAACCAAACCCTCAACTCGGTTATATCGAGCCGCTAAGTCAAAATCAGCGTCATTTGTTTGATGGCGATGTTTTATTTTTGGTATTGGTTTACCTTCTATTATTGCAGTACTGCGAGTTATAATCTCACCAAACGGCGCCTCTATATCACCGCCGGCAAAACTGCCTTCATACATAACAACATCACCAAATATCGAAACGACATCGCCGAAAACCTTGCCATACACCTTAACGTCGCCGGTTAATGAGACCACATCACCATTAATAACTTCATCAGAGTCTATTACCAGATTGTCAAAACTTACACGGTCTTCAGCATTATATCTGCTGGCATCAATTACTTTTTTATTGTTGTAAATATATTTTTTATGCGGCAATTTTAAATTAATGCTTAATCCATCGCGGTCATTATTGGTAAATATTAGATTATCAATATCTGCTTGAGAAAATTTCATTCCGTCGATAATAATTCCATCATTGCTGATAATTAATTCATTATTAATTTGAAAGGAGGAATCGCCGCTATCAGTTTTTACAGTCTTTTTTTCAGGAAAGTCCCACTCGTTCAGCATTACCGTTTTGACATCGCCGTCTTTACTATTTACCGATACTATAATGGTATCGCCATTAATGACAATTTCTAATGTTTTGGGTTTTATATTTTTACCGCCGGCGGCGTTAGCAAGATTGCTGAGTAAAAACATTATACCAATAACTAAACAAGCTTTTAAATACATGGCAACACCTCATTTTTAAATAAAATTATAACGTCTCCTCACTGTTTTTGTTTACGCATTTGAGGAAATATTGTTACATAAAAACAGCTGTAAATAGCAGCCCAGGTTTTCTCTGCTTCAGGCCAAATATCCGGACAGTCCGCCTTAGCTATAGAAAGTCTGTTCAGACTGTTAACAAAGAATCGTGTCGCTATATTATCAATAAGAGGAAAATATTTTTATAATTCTCATCACTGTAGATCATTGGTAAGACAGACATTCTTATCTGTCCGGGTCAGATGGGTTGAGGCTGTGCCAAAAGATTGATTGAACAATCATTGCGGACATTTTGCTAATAAATCAGATGTATTGTTTGTAAATAAGTCATTGATTTGCAAAGGCATCGCGTAGGGGCGTATTGCAATACGCCCCTACGCGCGTAATGGAATATAGACTTTTATAACTTTTGGCACAGCCTAAGAATGTCTGGCCTATTAACTGCTCTTATAAAATATGTTGAACATTTAACATTAATAACACACCCCTAATCCCTCTCAAGAGGGGAATAATAAACAAGAAGGCGTTTGGCAGCTGCCGGACACCCCTATGCGCGGCGGTATATATCATCCTAAAACATAAGATATTATTTCGTCAACATCCTAACCCTTCTCAAGAAGGGAATAATATTTGCGTTAACACGTTATATGATTATACAATTTAAAAATCCCCCGTCAGCGGCAGGGGATTTAGGCTTGTGCTGATTACATCTGTTGGAAAAATTAATTAATCATCAATCACGGGATTCGATAAACCATAGAGTTGATATTCATGCCAGCGCCAACCGAGGCAAATACTAAAATATTGTCTTTTTTAGCGTTGTAGTTCTCAATCTTATCCTTATACAGCAGGTCAAGCAGAGTCGGCAAAGTGGCTACCGAGGTATTTCCCAACCGTGATATAATCATCGGCATTACGTAAGGCGGAATATTTTTCTCGCCATATAATTTATAAATGCGCTTTAATATCACTTCATCCATCTTGGCATTTGCTTGATGGATAAGCACATTATCAACATCGTCAAGAGACAATCCTGCTTTATCAAGACCCTCCCTGACAACCAGCGGAACCGTAGTTATTGCATACTGGTATAATTTATGACCGTTCATCTTGAGGTACAATTCATCGCTATGATTATTAGGGCTGCAAGTTTTATCCATCCGCAGCATATAGGCGTAATCCAGGGTATCAGACCTGGCGGCATGTGATAATATTCCAACCGGTTCATCGCTTTCTATGCCCTCGATAATGGTTGCGCCGGCGCCATCTGCATATATCATGCTATCCCGGTCATGGGGATCGGAAATACGGGAAAGGGTGTCGGCGCCAATAACCAAAGCTCGCTTGGCATCTCCCGATTTGATATAATAATCAGCCTGTATCATCGCCTGAAGCCAGCCGGGACAGCCAAATGGCAAATCATATGCGATTGTTTTGGGATTTTCAATTTTTAAAGTATGCTTAACTCTTGCCGCAAGACTGGGAACAAAATCGGATCGTTTATTGTCTTTTTTAACATCACCGAAATTATGAGCTACTATTATGTAATCGAGACTTTCTTTGTCTGTTTTCGATGATTCGAGCGCTTCTTGCGCCGCGAAGAAAGCGATATTGGAATTAACAAGATCGTCAGTAACGTATCTCCTTTCAACGATGCCGGTTATCTCCACGAGTTTGCTTACAATCTCATCATTTGTTTTATCGAATTTATTGCCGCCAGGGTCATAAAACTCATTTTTAAGAAAATCCTCATTAGGAATTTTTCTCGTTGGGATATAACAGCCAGTTCCCGTAACTATAGAATAGATATTTTTCTTCATATTAACACTCTTAAAATTTGATTTGACATAATGTGCTATTATGTAAAAAATAATAATAAAGTCAACTACTTTTCTAAGACTCATTGATAAATTTGATATATCTAAAATGGAGCATATCATCATCATTAAATATGGTAATTTGCTAATCCATTCAAGTTATAACCCCAAAAAAGGGTTTACCTTATGCAAAGATTGTCGATAAAGCATATAAATACATGAAGTTGCATGCTACGCAATCAAACAGGGATTTTCAACGGGAATTAAAGCAGATAGGAATAATTACCAGACGATTTTTATTTCATTTTATTCATAAAAACAACCAGAATGTTTATATGATATTAAACAAACGAAAGAACGTTCAATGATAGCTATATTTATAATTAACAAAATTTTGCTATTGGGTTTTACATTATTATGAGTAGAGCAGAATGCCGCCGTCAGCTGAAACTGAAAAATTAAAGGCAATGAAACATTTTTTTGATATTATCAAAGCTAGATATTAGAGGGAATCATCCATAATGGGCAAGACTAAAAAACGTCGCAAATTAAAACATAAAAGAAAAACCGGCGCTGCTATTAATATATCCGATATACAAAACCTGTTTCAGCAAGCGGTTTTTAAGCATCAGTCAGGACAATTACAGCAGGCAGAACAGTTATATATCCGAATACTAAAAACAATTCCGGATAATACTGACGTTTTAAATAATCTTGGCATTGCTCAACAGGGACAGGGTAAATTAGATGAAGCGCTCGATAGTTTCAATCGGGCGCGGAGAATCAATCCAAACGATGCCGAGACATACAACAATATCGGCAATGTATTTCAGGCGAAAGATATGCCGGATGAAGCGATTGAAAATTATCATCACGTCTTGAAAATTAAACCTGAACATGAAAAAGCATGCAACAACCTTGGCTTGGCGCTTTTAGAACAAGACAAGGCGGATGAAGCGGTTGCCAGCTTTAATCGAGCAATAAATATCAATCCCGGCTTTGCGGATGCATATAATAATCTCGGCAATGTTTTAAAAGAGCTTGGCAGGCTTGATGAAGCTGATGATAACTATCGCAAAGCAATCAAAGTTGACCCGAACTTTGCTAAGGCATACACGAATATGGCATATATAAAGAAGCACGCCGATTATAATGATGATATCAGGGCAATGGAAGACTTGATAGAAAAGCCTGAACTTACAGATATGCAGAAAATGCATCTATGTTTCGGATTGGGAAAAGCGTTCGAGGACCTGCATGAGTATGAGAAGTCATTCGGCTTTATCAAGGATGGCAATAAACTTAAGAGAAGTAATTATAACTACTATATCTCAGACGATGAGAAACACTTTAATAGGATAATTAATACATTCGATGAACGGATGTTTCAACAGTATTCCGGCTCTGGCTGCAAGGACAATACTCCGATATTCATTGTGGGCATGCCTCGTTCGGGCACATCGTTGATTGAACAGATACTGGCAAGCCATCATGATATATATGGCGCGGGCGAACTGCTATATATGGGAAAGATAATATCAGGGGCAGGCTATAAGGCAGAGTATGGCAAGTTTCCCGATTATTTAAGCAATCTTAATCGAGATGATTTAATTAGGCTTGGGCAGGATTATGTAAATCACCTCAGACGACATTCGTCATCGGCAAAACATATAACCGATAAGATGCCTCATAATTTCCTGCATATAGGTTTGATAAAATTGATTTTGCCGAACGCAAAGATTATTCATTGCCGGCGCGACCCGATGGATACCTGCTTTTCATGCTATAAAACTCATTTTACGGGGGCGCTCAAATTCGCGTATGATATGACTGAACTGGGACAGTATTACAATCTTTATCAGAATCTTATGGCGCATTGGCATAAGGTAATGCCGGGTTATATCCTTGATGTTCGATACGAGGATGTTATTAACGACCAGCAATCACAGACGGAACGGATGTTGGATTTTCTCGATTTGTCATGGGATGATGCTTGTCTATCGTTTCATAAAACCAAAAGGCCGGTGCGAACCGCCAGTTCTGTGCAGGTGCGAAATCCAATATACAGCAGTTCTATCAAACTCTGGAAACACCATGAAAAGCAATTGGAGCCTTTGTTAAAGGCGCTCAGTATATCAAAAGAAAAAAGTATGGTTATAGAGTCGAGTAATCAAACGGCTGATATTGAAATCTTAAGCTGAACAATGAATCGATTTAATGATGCTGACGAATCAAAGATAATTTCACGGAAAAGTGAAAAAGAGGGCATATGCAATACGCCCCTACGAGTTGATGTATGCAAAGTTAGATTTATTGCTAAAATTCAAGTACAAAATCCGGGATTAAAAGTATTGATCTAATTATTATGTTTGTTGACGATAGGTAGTTAAAGAGAAAGCAATGAAATACATAAACCAATTAATGACGACGCTTATTATATCTATGTTGATAATTGTTCCATCTTTATCATTCGGTGATACTGCTTTCCCGATAGGACAGATTCCTTTTAGTTTCGACTATAAGCTTATCTGCCGGACAGCGATAAGCTCCGGCAAATTGAATCGATTGCCGCCAGTTGGGCCTTATTATAGCTCTACCTTTGATAATATATTCAGTAATCGGGAAATGTCTTCGGCTTTGAAAATGGCTGATAAAATCCCTGAAAATGATATTCGTTTATTTTCAATAGCAACTGAAAAATTTCAATCAGAGAAAAACACTAAAACAGAAGATATGTTCTCATTCATAGGCGGGGCGAATTATCAGCCATCGAAATATTTCGGCGCTTTGTTTATGTTTAAACTCGACCGCGCCAAAGCGATTGACCCGGACTACATCGGCAAGAAATGGCGCGGCTTAGCCGGTGATATAGAAACAGCCGCCATATATTTTAAGAAAAATAATCTGACCCTAACGCTTGGCAGGCAAAGAATATTCTGGGGTCCTCAGCCGGTGAATCTGATGTTCTCGGAAACCGCCGAACCGCTTGATATTTTCTCGGCAGGCTACAAGAAGGGAAGACTGTCTTTCAATTTCCTATTTGCCCGTCTTGATGGCAGCCGTCCGGATTCTATTGATTATCTGCGTTTTCCAGCTTATTCATTCAAAGACAATCGCTATATAGCCGCGCATCGTCTCGATATTTTGCTGTATAAGAATTGCCGGCTTGGCTTTTTTGAATCCTCGCTTTTTGGCGGGGAGGGCAGGCCGCCGGAGCTTTACTATCTCAACCCTTTGCAGTTTTTCCATATTGCCCAGCTCAATGAGAATATGGATGACAATACTATTCTCGGTCTTGATTTTATAATATTGCCAGCCCGCAGTTATAGTATCTATGGCCAATTGCTTGTTGATGATTTCCAGATTGACAGGAAAACGCAGGGCGACCAGGAGCCGAATGAAATTGGCGTTATGGCCGGTTTGTTTAAAGCAGGCAAACCGGGTTCTCTTTCGCCCGATATCAAAATCGAATATACTCGAATCACAAACCGAACATATCATCAGATTATTCCGCGCAACAGGTATCTTTACCGCAATAAGCTTTTGGGACATCCTCTTGGCTCTGATTCGGATTCGCTTTCGCTGTTAGTGCGGTTCTGGCCGGATGTTCATCGCTATGCCGAAATAGAGATAGCCTGGCGACGTAATGGCGAGGGGTCAATCTATAAGCCGTGGGATATGCCCTGGCTTGAGATGGAGGGCGACTATGATGAGCCGTTCCCTACGGGTATAGCCGAGAAATCATTGTATATTGCATTGCGCGCGCAGGGTTATCTGCCGTTTTCACGATATACAGCCGACCATTTATTTATTTCCTTAGATGCCGGTTATGGTTCGATAAAGAATTATCAGAATATAAGCGGCGCTAATACTTCTACATCCTGGTTGAATTTTTCGTTAAGCTGGCTTGGTTTTTGGGATATTAATATGGCTGAATAAGAAAAATATTGCTATTTATATTTCGCCATTTTTGTGCTGTCGGAAGTTACTTCCGACAGCTGCCGGATGCCAGCACATGTTAAGATTTGTGAATAATGCAGGCTATTCATATTTCACCTTGCATTTTTTAATATCCAATTGCAAAATCATCGAGTAATTATATATCAACATTTAGCTTGGAAAATTACGGCGTCTTATATATCTTCAAACCGTGAAAAAAACCGTTAAAAAATGGTATCTTGGCGCGCATATGTCAATCGCCGGAGGGGCATTCAATGCCTTCAAACAAGGCGAAACTTTCGGTTGTGATACTATCCAGATATTTGTGAAGTCAGCCAATCAGTGGAAAGCCAAGCCATTATCTGATGA
The Candidatus Zixiibacteriota bacterium DNA segment above includes these coding regions:
- a CDS encoding BamA/TamA family outer membrane protein, which codes for MFLLSNLANAAGGKNIKPKTLEIVINGDTIIVSVNSKDGDVKTVMLNEWDFPEKKTVKTDSGDSSFQINNELIISNDGIIIDGMKFSQADIDNLIFTNNDRDGLSINLKLPHKKYIYNNKKVIDASRYNAEDRVSFDNLVIDSDEVINGDVVSLTGDVKVYGKVFGDVVSIFGDVVMYEGSFAGGDIEAPFGEIITRSTAIIEGKPIPKIKHRHQTNDADFDLAARYNRVEGLVLLCGINYSDGKGELPDVDINAGYAFALKRWDYKLGLRQEFGNDWAAYFGGNIYRGAATPDEWIFEISENSISSLLFKEDFHDFYYRKGINGYVGQKLAGEAFIQLGYTSQANEVLTKNTNAALFGGNKNFRQNYSTVGDDPSILESINGDLRMIGLTIGWDNRLSESWPTSGQYAEVKWESAGDGIIADLGGDHSYDIVKAALYSSLKLTSKQHFGFWARGGYSDQQLPLNQWFFLGGVGSLRGYDYKEFAGNRYILANLDYYFDFSDDFTASLFADVGKVGFGEQEYNDSKCKTDIGIGLIVNEVLRIDIAQRFDETSKGPVVMGRLDLHF
- a CDS encoding ketoacyl-ACP synthase III, whose protein sequence is MKKNIYSIVTGTGCYIPTRKIPNEDFLKNEFYDPGGNKFDKTNDEIVSKLVEITGIVERRYVTDDLVNSNIAFFAAQEALESSKTDKESLDYIIVAHNFGDVKKDNKRSDFVPSLAARVKHTLKIENPKTIAYDLPFGCPGWLQAMIQADYYIKSGDAKRALVIGADTLSRISDPHDRDSMIYADGAGATIIEGIESDEPVGILSHAARSDTLDYAYMLRMDKTCSPNNHSDELYLKMNGHKLYQYAITTVPLVVREGLDKAGLSLDDVDNVLIHQANAKMDEVILKRIYKLYGEKNIPPYVMPMIISRLGNTSVATLPTLLDLLYKDKIENYNAKKDNILVFASVGAGMNINSMVYRIP
- a CDS encoding sulfotransferase; this encodes MGKTKKRRKLKHKRKTGAAINISDIQNLFQQAVFKHQSGQLQQAEQLYIRILKTIPDNTDVLNNLGIAQQGQGKLDEALDSFNRARRINPNDAETYNNIGNVFQAKDMPDEAIENYHHVLKIKPEHEKACNNLGLALLEQDKADEAVASFNRAININPGFADAYNNLGNVLKELGRLDEADDNYRKAIKVDPNFAKAYTNMAYIKKHADYNDDIRAMEDLIEKPELTDMQKMHLCFGLGKAFEDLHEYEKSFGFIKDGNKLKRSNYNYYISDDEKHFNRIINTFDERMFQQYSGSGCKDNTPIFIVGMPRSGTSLIEQILASHHDIYGAGELLYMGKIISGAGYKAEYGKFPDYLSNLNRDDLIRLGQDYVNHLRRHSSSAKHITDKMPHNFLHIGLIKLILPNAKIIHCRRDPMDTCFSCYKTHFTGALKFAYDMTELGQYYNLYQNLMAHWHKVMPGYILDVRYEDVINDQQSQTERMLDFLDLSWDDACLSFHKTKRPVRTASSVQVRNPIYSSSIKLWKHHEKQLEPLLKALSISKEKSMVIESSNQTADIEILS